Proteins encoded together in one Hylaeus volcanicus isolate JK05 chromosome 3, UHH_iyHylVolc1.0_haploid, whole genome shotgun sequence window:
- the LOC128873668 gene encoding cell cycle checkpoint protein RAD1-like isoform X2, producing the protein MSNMYPDIESYKLVAKLGNLKTIVQLLKAINFQESATCFGTENGLKVTVEDAKCMQASAYIPSHIFQEFKLKEDIIFRINLNVLVECLCMFWSNINSQGSSVALQLFYKGVGHPVTVLIEEDGIITDCSLKTQQPDELLDFHLEPENVLNKVVLQTELLKDILSELDPTSDLIELLLSPTAPFFRISTAGLAGICHVELPHDGELIDNFQCNSTSTSSYKLSHIKPAMKALLYANKVSLRTDTCGLLCFQYMVKTDEGHTCYIEYYISPVIDPDE; encoded by the exons ATGAGCAATATGTATCCTGATATAGAAAGTTATAAATTAGTTGCAAAATTAGGAAACCTCAAAACTATAGTACAGTTATTaaaagcaattaattttcaagag AGTGCAACTTGTTTTGGAACTGAAAATGGTTTAAAAGTAACAGTGGAAGATGCAAAATGTATGCAAGCTAGTGCTTACATTCCATCTCacatatttcaagaatttaagTTGAAGGaagatataatttttcgaataaacctGAATGTATTAGTGGAATGTCTTTGTATGTTTTggagtaatataaattctcaAGGAAGCTCAGTGGCTTTACAGCTcttttataaa GGTGTTGGTCATCCAGTAACAGTTCTTATAGAAGAAGATGGAATTATAACAGATTGTTCTTTAAAAACTCAACAGCCTGATGAATTGTTAGATTTTCATCTTGAACCAgaaaatgttttgaataaaGTAGTATTACAAactgaattattaaaagatattttatcaGAACTTGATCCAACCAGTGACCTTATCGAG TTGCTCTTATCGCCTACTGCCCCATTTTTTCGAATTAGTACAGCTGGTTTAGCAGGAATTTGCCATGTCGAGTTGCCACACGATGGCGAATTAATAGATAATTTTCAATGTAACTCGACGTCAACATCTAGTTACAAGTTATCGCATATTAAGCCAGCTATGAAGGCATTATTATATGCGAATAAAGTTTCTTTGAGAACCGATACATGTGGACTATTATGTTTTCAATATATGGTTAAAACCGATGAGGGACATACTTGTTACATAGAATATTAT ATTTCACCTGTGATAGACCCAGACGAATAG
- the LOC128873668 gene encoding cell cycle checkpoint protein RAD1-like isoform X1: MSNMYPDIESYKLVAKLGNLKTIVQLLKAINFQESATCFGTENGLKVTVEDAKCMQASAYIPSHIFQEFKLKEDIIFRINLNVLVECLCMFWSNINSQGSSVALQLFYKGVGHPVTVLIEEDGIITDCSLKTQQPDELLDFHLEPENVLNKVVLQTELLKDILSELDPTSDLIELLLSPTAPFFRISTAGLAGICHVELPHDGELIDNFQCNSTSTSSYKLSHIKPAMKALLYANKVSLRTDTCGLLCFQYMVKTDEGHTCYIEYYVRVNLLSCYSYITKNRVKVARKYNKVLFQISPVIDPDE; the protein is encoded by the exons ATGAGCAATATGTATCCTGATATAGAAAGTTATAAATTAGTTGCAAAATTAGGAAACCTCAAAACTATAGTACAGTTATTaaaagcaattaattttcaagag AGTGCAACTTGTTTTGGAACTGAAAATGGTTTAAAAGTAACAGTGGAAGATGCAAAATGTATGCAAGCTAGTGCTTACATTCCATCTCacatatttcaagaatttaagTTGAAGGaagatataatttttcgaataaacctGAATGTATTAGTGGAATGTCTTTGTATGTTTTggagtaatataaattctcaAGGAAGCTCAGTGGCTTTACAGCTcttttataaa GGTGTTGGTCATCCAGTAACAGTTCTTATAGAAGAAGATGGAATTATAACAGATTGTTCTTTAAAAACTCAACAGCCTGATGAATTGTTAGATTTTCATCTTGAACCAgaaaatgttttgaataaaGTAGTATTACAAactgaattattaaaagatattttatcaGAACTTGATCCAACCAGTGACCTTATCGAG TTGCTCTTATCGCCTACTGCCCCATTTTTTCGAATTAGTACAGCTGGTTTAGCAGGAATTTGCCATGTCGAGTTGCCACACGATGGCGAATTAATAGATAATTTTCAATGTAACTCGACGTCAACATCTAGTTACAAGTTATCGCATATTAAGCCAGCTATGAAGGCATTATTATATGCGAATAAAGTTTCTTTGAGAACCGATACATGTGGACTATTATGTTTTCAATATATGGTTAAAACCGATGAGGGACATACTTGTTACATAGAATATTATGTAAGAGTTAACTTACTTTCATGTTATTCGTACATTACGAAGAACCGCGTGAAAGTAGCGCGTAAATACAATAAAGTATTGTTTCAGATTTCACCTGTGATAGACCCAGACGAATAG
- the LOC128873663 gene encoding uncharacterized protein LOC128873663 isoform X1, with the protein MSRHRRYASDFTDSLNSFQYNTSSELDSCMISSFSKDSLNEVEGRNDISNDFRHNCNHSTILDDNFETDCTLSNASISSTTFTPFVPDLNKRIDLFKSENLREPLNNDITDLCNKSKDNKENNNPQCAMKNIQLENRTPKKLISELTSTATKQDVSELHNKLKCNIINEVSKRDSNYNIHNNKFDVVPVAEENKDIHTNGIINFETILSSLDNQLNQTKEVSQPEQLLKRLSNEYVHCPKNFTEKLLTIIEESIINNGDASNASAINLSRLTTEFRKMCKFIEDESSPDWPSSVMTTPPYPNQVDAIPECNKFESTNSSKTEHLLTASMSTPCIPPTTPLSAISVIKRRFFQKMSKHNSVGSIDNLINTSSNVSSTDSFERLEAQCKRLFPEEKECPQPLQKSLSVPSLLSMTEVENMCEQQMASLSISNTSDTEKSIRSTPNLLDSRLHQSPLIKKFNTEKGLSFPKLQQELYHESTNFGHDVSYSKKKSIKINRKSEGPDELEQTLLQDIAKKRKRCLDTARLIKKINADTKIRLEENDNKSDSLSSDEAKFLKTLTSCKDYQTYLEKRKPLFHFLRNPCLPETTVKNNTSTDSKYKVKIPDIEVLNASMSPRAEKNTLSSNIASCICKSPLSKSRNQETKEKKKCSQTKFFFTSGKTPPNKYCKKKKIYFPSMYSPIKDTKEKNIESSASQGHRKNFNTVVSPVGMYIRGTDMQLIKNVRARKGGLLFTPVKMNDTASPSRNSRQTILSKSLTKPQGQTSLKINLSPKFRRNQSYKQEITSAACETDSAHKNDFVLPRVSYKLPLQVKTIKEIKSPKSGARVKKLLESMESKVVIRHEGRINSIWKQKNAGIVTNNEIVEINYEPEDESIHIEQAASKTNFLHKQRYM; encoded by the exons atgagtcGTCATCGAAGGTATGCTAGTGATTTTACAGATTCGCTGAACAGTTTTC AATACAATACTAGCTCTGAGTTAGATTCCTGTATGATAAGTTCATTTTCTAAGGACAGTTTGAATGAGGTTGAAGGAAGGAATGACATCTCTAATGATTTTAGACATAATTGCAATCATTCCACTATTTTAGATGACAACTTTGAAACAGATTGTACTCTTTCGAATGCATCTATTTCATCTACCACATTTACTCCATTTGTGccagatttaaataaacgtattgatttatttaaaagtgaaaactTAAGAGAACCACTTAATAATGATATTACGGATTTATGTAACAAAAGTAaagataataaagaaaataataatcctCAATgtgcaatgaaaaatatacagttaGAGAATAGAACACCTAAAAAATTGATCAGTGAATTAACATCAACTGCAACAAAACAGGATGTATCAGAGTTgcataacaaattaaaatgtaatataataaatgaagtgTCAAAGAGAGATAGTAATTATAACATACACAACAATAAATTTGATGTAGTTCCTGTAgcagaagaaaataaagatatacatactaatggaataataaattttgaaactataCTCTCTTCATTAGATAATCAGTTGAATCAAACGAAAGAAGTATCACAACCAGAACAACTTTTAAAACGTCTATCCAATGAATATGTCCATTGTCCAAAgaatttcactgaaaaactaTTAACCATTATTGAAGAATCTATTATCAATAATGGTGATGCCTCTAATGCATCTGCAATAAATTTGAGCAGATTAACAACAGAGTTcagaaaaatgtgtaaattcATTGAAGATGAATCTTCTCCTGATTGGCCTTCATCTGTAATGACTACACCTCCATATCCAAACCAGGTGGATGCAATTCctgaatgtaataaatttgagTCCACCAATTCATCTAAAACTGAACACTTATTAACTGCATCTATGAGTACACCATGTATACCACCTACCACACCTCTGTCTGCCATAAGtgtaattaaaagaagattCTTCCAAAAAATGTCAAAACATAACTCTGTTGGAAGcattgataatttaattaatacatcaTCAAATGTATCTAGTACTGACTCTTTTGAACGTTTGGAAGCTCAGTGTAAGAGATTATTCCCAGAAGAGAAAGAATGTCCTCAACCATTACAAAAAAGTTTATCAGTGCCTTCTTTATTAAGTATGACTGAAGTGGAAAATATGTGTGAACAACAAATGGCTTCTTTAAGTATTTCTAATACATCTGATACAGAAAAATCAATCAGAAGTACACCTAACTTACTGGATTCACGTTTACATCAAAGCCCATtgataaagaaattcaatACAGAGAAAGGATTAAGTTTTCCTAAATTACAACAAGAGTTATACCATGAATCAACAAATTTTGGACATGATGTAtcttattcaaaaaaaaaatctataaaaattaacagaaagtCTGAAGGTCCAGATGAATTGGAACAGACACTTTTGCAAGATATAgctaagaaaagaaaaaggtgcCTTGATACAGCAagacttattaaaaaaatcaatgctgatacaaaaataagactagaagaaaatgataataaatcaGACTCATTATCCAGTGATGAAGCTAAGTTCTTAAAAACCCTGACATCTTGTAAAGATTATCAAACATATTTAGAAAAACGGAAACcgctttttcattttctgagGAATCCTTGTCTGCCCGAAACCACAGTTAAGAACAACACAAGCACTGATTCTAagtacaaagttaaaattccAGACATAGAAGTGTTAAATGCGAGTATGTCACCAAGAgcagagaaaaatacattgaGTTCAAATATAGCATCTTGTATATGTAAATCACCATTGTCAAAAAGCAGAAATCAAGAAactaaagagaaaaaaaagtgttcacaaacaaaatttttttttacatcagGGAAAACTcctccaaataaatattgcaagaaaaaaaagatatattttccAAGTATGTATAGTCCAATAAAAGATACAaaggagaaaaatatagaaagttCAGCCTCACAAGGGCacagaaagaattttaatactgTAGTTTCACCAGTTGGTATGTACATAAGAGGTACAGATATGCaacttataaaaaatgtacgagCTAGAAAAGGTGGTTTGCTATTTACACctgtaaaaatgaatgataCAGCATCCCCAAGTAGAAACTCAAGACAAACTATTCTATCAAAAAGTTTAACTAAACCTCAAGGACAAACAtcactgaaaattaatttatcaccAAAATTCAGAAGAAATCAATCATACAAACAAGAAATTACATCAGCAGCATGTGAGACTGATAGTGcacataaaaatgattttgtacTTCCTAGGGTCTCTTATAAACTTCCTTTACAAGTTAAGACa ataaaggaaattaaatcTCCTAAATCAGGAGCTCGTGTAAAGAAATTGCTAGAATCAATGGAAAGCAAAGTTGTTATACGACATGAAG gTAGAATCAATTCAATCTGGAAACAGAAGAATGCAGGAATAGtaacaaataatgaaatagtagaaattaattatgaacCAGAAGATGAATCTATACATATCGAACAGGCAGCTAGTAAAACGAATTTTCTTCATAAACAGAgatatatgtaa
- the LOC128873663 gene encoding uncharacterized protein LOC128873663 isoform X2 — MSRHRRYASDFTDSLNSFQYNTSSELDSCMISSFSKDSLNEVEGRNDISNDFRHNCNHSTILDDNFETDCTLSNASISSTTFTPFVPDLNKRIDLFKSENLREPLNNDITDLCNKSKDNKENNNPQCAMKNIQLENRTPKKLISELTSTATKQDVSELHNKLKCNIINEVSKRDSNYNIHNNKFDVVPVAEENKDIHTNGIINFETILSSLDNQLNQTKEVSQPEQLLKRLSNEYVHCPKNFTEKLLTIIEESIINNGDASNASAINLSRLTTEFRKMCKFIEDESSPDWPSSVMTTPPYPNQVDAIPECNKFESTNSSKTEHLLTASMSTPCIPPTTPLSAISVIKRRFFQKMSKHNSVGSIDNLINTSSNVSSTDSFERLEAQCKRLFPEEKECPQPLQKSLSVPSLLSMTEVENMCEQQMASLSISNTSDTEKSIRSTPNLLDSRLHQSPLIKKFNTEKGLSFPKLQQELYHESTNFGHDVSYSKKKSIKINRKSEGPDELEQTLLQDIAKKRKRCLDTARLIKKINADTKIRLEENDNKSDSLSSDEAKFLKTLTSCKDYQTYLEKRKPLFHFLRNPCLPETTVKNNTSTDSKYKVKIPDIEVLNASMSPRAEKNTLSSNIASCICKSPLSKSRNQETKEKKKCSQTKFFFTSGKTPPNKYCKKKKIYFPSMYSPIKDTKEKNIESSASQGHRKNFNTVVSPVGMYIRGTDMQLIKNVRARKGGLLFTPVKMNDTASPSRNSRQTILSKSLTKPQGQTSLKINLSPKFRRNQSYKQEITSAACETDSAHKNDFVLPRVSYKLPLQVKTIKEIKSPKSGARVKKLLESMESKVVIRHEESIQSGNRRMQE, encoded by the exons atgagtcGTCATCGAAGGTATGCTAGTGATTTTACAGATTCGCTGAACAGTTTTC AATACAATACTAGCTCTGAGTTAGATTCCTGTATGATAAGTTCATTTTCTAAGGACAGTTTGAATGAGGTTGAAGGAAGGAATGACATCTCTAATGATTTTAGACATAATTGCAATCATTCCACTATTTTAGATGACAACTTTGAAACAGATTGTACTCTTTCGAATGCATCTATTTCATCTACCACATTTACTCCATTTGTGccagatttaaataaacgtattgatttatttaaaagtgaaaactTAAGAGAACCACTTAATAATGATATTACGGATTTATGTAACAAAAGTAaagataataaagaaaataataatcctCAATgtgcaatgaaaaatatacagttaGAGAATAGAACACCTAAAAAATTGATCAGTGAATTAACATCAACTGCAACAAAACAGGATGTATCAGAGTTgcataacaaattaaaatgtaatataataaatgaagtgTCAAAGAGAGATAGTAATTATAACATACACAACAATAAATTTGATGTAGTTCCTGTAgcagaagaaaataaagatatacatactaatggaataataaattttgaaactataCTCTCTTCATTAGATAATCAGTTGAATCAAACGAAAGAAGTATCACAACCAGAACAACTTTTAAAACGTCTATCCAATGAATATGTCCATTGTCCAAAgaatttcactgaaaaactaTTAACCATTATTGAAGAATCTATTATCAATAATGGTGATGCCTCTAATGCATCTGCAATAAATTTGAGCAGATTAACAACAGAGTTcagaaaaatgtgtaaattcATTGAAGATGAATCTTCTCCTGATTGGCCTTCATCTGTAATGACTACACCTCCATATCCAAACCAGGTGGATGCAATTCctgaatgtaataaatttgagTCCACCAATTCATCTAAAACTGAACACTTATTAACTGCATCTATGAGTACACCATGTATACCACCTACCACACCTCTGTCTGCCATAAGtgtaattaaaagaagattCTTCCAAAAAATGTCAAAACATAACTCTGTTGGAAGcattgataatttaattaatacatcaTCAAATGTATCTAGTACTGACTCTTTTGAACGTTTGGAAGCTCAGTGTAAGAGATTATTCCCAGAAGAGAAAGAATGTCCTCAACCATTACAAAAAAGTTTATCAGTGCCTTCTTTATTAAGTATGACTGAAGTGGAAAATATGTGTGAACAACAAATGGCTTCTTTAAGTATTTCTAATACATCTGATACAGAAAAATCAATCAGAAGTACACCTAACTTACTGGATTCACGTTTACATCAAAGCCCATtgataaagaaattcaatACAGAGAAAGGATTAAGTTTTCCTAAATTACAACAAGAGTTATACCATGAATCAACAAATTTTGGACATGATGTAtcttattcaaaaaaaaaatctataaaaattaacagaaagtCTGAAGGTCCAGATGAATTGGAACAGACACTTTTGCAAGATATAgctaagaaaagaaaaaggtgcCTTGATACAGCAagacttattaaaaaaatcaatgctgatacaaaaataagactagaagaaaatgataataaatcaGACTCATTATCCAGTGATGAAGCTAAGTTCTTAAAAACCCTGACATCTTGTAAAGATTATCAAACATATTTAGAAAAACGGAAACcgctttttcattttctgagGAATCCTTGTCTGCCCGAAACCACAGTTAAGAACAACACAAGCACTGATTCTAagtacaaagttaaaattccAGACATAGAAGTGTTAAATGCGAGTATGTCACCAAGAgcagagaaaaatacattgaGTTCAAATATAGCATCTTGTATATGTAAATCACCATTGTCAAAAAGCAGAAATCAAGAAactaaagagaaaaaaaagtgttcacaaacaaaatttttttttacatcagGGAAAACTcctccaaataaatattgcaagaaaaaaaagatatattttccAAGTATGTATAGTCCAATAAAAGATACAaaggagaaaaatatagaaagttCAGCCTCACAAGGGCacagaaagaattttaatactgTAGTTTCACCAGTTGGTATGTACATAAGAGGTACAGATATGCaacttataaaaaatgtacgagCTAGAAAAGGTGGTTTGCTATTTACACctgtaaaaatgaatgataCAGCATCCCCAAGTAGAAACTCAAGACAAACTATTCTATCAAAAAGTTTAACTAAACCTCAAGGACAAACAtcactgaaaattaatttatcaccAAAATTCAGAAGAAATCAATCATACAAACAAGAAATTACATCAGCAGCATGTGAGACTGATAGTGcacataaaaatgattttgtacTTCCTAGGGTCTCTTATAAACTTCCTTTACAAGTTAAGACa ataaaggaaattaaatcTCCTAAATCAGGAGCTCGTGTAAAGAAATTGCTAGAATCAATGGAAAGCAAAGTTGTTATACGACATGAAG AATCAATTCAATCTGGAAACAGAAGAATGCAGGAATAG
- the LOC128873673 gene encoding probable fatty acid-binding protein isoform X1, with protein MPAEEFLGKRYKLFSSENFDDFMKALGVSLMTRKMGSSVNPVVELTENNGLYTLKTTSPFKSSEIKFKLGEEFDEETPDGRKVKSVCSLEGNKLVQIQKGEKQTTIEREFTPTEMKAVMKVDDIICTRVYKVQQ; from the exons aTGCCGGCCGAAGAGTTCCTTGGAAAACGGTATAAGCTGTTCAGCAGCGAAAATTTCGACGATTTTATGAAGGCACTCG GTGTAAGCCTGATGACGCGTAAAATGGGTAGCAGCGTGAACCCCGTGGTTGAATTAACGGAGAACAATGGGCTCTACACGCTGAAAACGACTAGCCCGTTCAAGTCCTccgaaataaagtttaaactCGGCGAGGAGTTCGATGAGGAAACACCGGACGGAAGAAAAGTGAAGAGTGTCTGTAGTTTAGAAGGAAATAAACTCGTTCAAATACAAAAGGGCGAGAAACAGACCACTATTGAGAGAGAATTCACGCCGACGGAAATGAAAGCG GTCATGAAAGTCGACGATATAATATGCACGAGAGTATATAAAGtccaacaataa
- the LOC128873670 gene encoding uncharacterized protein LOC128873670, with product MFDTEKFIEEIEKRPAIYDVNRSEYNDRNAKMTAWDEVCQVMVPNWARLTDEERNIEEKNLRGKWRNIRDYFMKELKLQKSQKLGPAGRKRKKYMYFDQLLFLMPTVENKRNVGATINNCKSEESEGEVDNPVIEEYDVPLSHAAPSITTSREYLQPGASYKVCPRYPKQLCETPFASFDNEIHDMLSSHSSQRVAYDEDDYDKMFLLSLLPIIRQVPEEKKLDVRIQMQQVLALALRPPDKQ from the exons ATGTTTGATACGGAGAAATTTATCGAGGAAATCGAGAAACGACCGGCGATTTACGACGTGAATCGTAGCGAGTACAACGACCGTAACGCCAAGATGACCGCGTGGGACGAGGTCTGCCAGGTGATGGTACCGAATTGGGCGCGCTTGACGGACGAGGAGAGAAACATAGAAG agaaaaactTACGAGGGAAATGGAGAAACATTCGCGACTATTTCATGAAAGAACTGAAACTTCAGAAGTCGCAGAAATTGGGACCAGCTGGTCGAAAGCGAAAGAAGTACATGTATTTCGATCAGTTGTTGTTTCTCATGCCAACAGTGGAGAACAAACG AAACGTCGGGgcgacgataaataattgcaaatcCGAGGAAAGCGAGGGCGAGGTCGATAATCCGGTGATCGAGGAATACGACGTACCGTTGTCCCACGCCGCTCCATCCATAACGACGAGCAGGGAGTATCTTCAACCGGGCGCATCCTATAAAGTGTGTCCCCGTTATCCGAAGCAGCTTTGCGAAACACCTTTCGCTTCTTTCGATAACGAAATACACGACATGCTGTCCTCGCACAGTAGCCAACGCGTTGCCTACGACGAGGACGATTACGACAAGATGTTCCTGCTGTCCTTGCTGCCGATCATTCGGCAAGTACCGGAAGAAAAGAAGCTAGACGTGAGGATACAGATGCAACAAGTTCTGGCCTTGGCGCTTCGTCCTCCGGACAAGCAATGA
- the LOC128873673 gene encoding probable fatty acid-binding protein isoform X2 — MLSAFYGKRYKLQTSENFDEMMKALGVSLMTRKMGSSVNPVVELTENNGLYTLKTTSPFKSSEIKFKLGEEFDEETPDGRKVKSVCSLEGNKLVQIQKGEKQTTIEREFTPTEMKAVMKVDDIICTRVYKVQQ; from the exons ATGCTCTCGGCCTTTTACGGGAAACGTTACAAGCTGCAGACCAGCGAAAACTTCGACGAAATGATGAAAGCCTTAG GTGTAAGCCTGATGACGCGTAAAATGGGTAGCAGCGTGAACCCCGTGGTTGAATTAACGGAGAACAATGGGCTCTACACGCTGAAAACGACTAGCCCGTTCAAGTCCTccgaaataaagtttaaactCGGCGAGGAGTTCGATGAGGAAACACCGGACGGAAGAAAAGTGAAGAGTGTCTGTAGTTTAGAAGGAAATAAACTCGTTCAAATACAAAAGGGCGAGAAACAGACCACTATTGAGAGAGAATTCACGCCGACGGAAATGAAAGCG GTCATGAAAGTCGACGATATAATATGCACGAGAGTATATAAAGtccaacaataa